One stretch of Archocentrus centrarchus isolate MPI-CPG fArcCen1 chromosome 5, fArcCen1, whole genome shotgun sequence DNA includes these proteins:
- the apof gene encoding LOW QUALITY PROTEIN: uncharacterized protein apof (The sequence of the model RefSeq protein was modified relative to this genomic sequence to represent the inferred CDS: substituted 1 base at 1 genomic stop codon), whose translation MMSSKLKWLIVIQLLLNEQALCRVPPPLAQRGTLLPGSDTHEAVEEMTKQNLHSLLESQLWSGLSLVEKSERIQSARRMTSVLRVNLQEEIQDHFHIQGNISCEELLSASAVDDSLSSVFPKELLGLSLVPVLVVAGCPKEAQTLLLKLYDLLGEADTDQLLMEVEGLIKGKMSKSAASPTPASAASLSERDQAQRHIEAVMFNIEQLAFMGEGSSNQDGHCEGWSRVNGTTLVGPAVEGGTGGLEDAVISCERLGVLCAGVTSGGPHKPGMYQAVWKKGSRILPSESTESETWIHQCSGRRSYWSNGXSAAPQRNCINKSEQRVYSVMEWIPGVSTLYNLGTAVYYASVNCSETAKERAILSAVDLGTDALMVATGGTAGVAGYALGAGGKTGVKAGVRYLLNSMKEEDDVLVNQFSWEQGVITVD comes from the coding sequence ATGATGTCCTCCAAGCTGAAGTGGCTGATTGTGATCCAGCTCCTGCTGAATGAACAGGCCCTGTGTAGGGTTCCACCTCCTTTGGCACAGAGAGGCACTCTGCTTCCAGGAAGTGACACCCATGAAGCTGTAGAGGAGATGACCAAACAGAATCTTCACTCTCTCCTGGAATCGCAGCTCTGGTCTGGTCTCTCGCTTGTGGAAAAATCAGAAAGAATCCAGTCTGCCAGACGGATGACATCAGTCCTCAGAGTGAACCTTCAGGAGGAGATTCAAGATCATTTCCACATTCAAGGGAACATCAGCTGTGAGGAGCTGCTGTCAGCCAGCGCTGTGGATGACTCATTGTCCTCTGTATTCCCCAAGGAGCTGCTGGGTCTGTCTTTAGTACCTGTGTTGGTGGTGGCAGGGTGCCCAAAGGAGGCGCAGACCCTGTTGCTGAAGCTGTATGATCTGCTGGGAGAAGCTGACACAGACCAGCTCCTGATGGAGGTGGAGGGCCTGATAAAGGGGAAGATGAGCAAATCAGCAGCTTCACCAACACCTGCATCAGCAGCATCGCTTTCAGAGAGAGATCAAGCTCAGCGACATATAGAAGCTGTGATGTTTAACATTGAGCAGCTGGCTTTCATGGGAGAAGGTAGCTCTAATCAGGATGGGCACTGCGAGGGTTGGAGTAGAGTAAATGGGACCACGCTGGTAGGACCAGCTGTGGAGGGAGGCACAGGTGGACTGGAGGATGCTGTGATCAGCTGTGAAAGACTGGGAGTCCTGTGTGCTGGTGTGACCAGCGGTGGACCTCACAAACCTGGGATGTACCAAGCAGTGTGGAAGAAAGGTAGTCGCATACTGCCATCTGAATCCACCGAGTCTGAGACCTGGATCCATCAGTGCAGTGGCCGCCGTAGCTACTGGTCAAACGGTTGAAGCGCAGCCCCCCAGAGGAACTGTATCAACAAAAGTGAGCAGCGAGTGTACAGCGTGATGGAGTGGATCCCTGGAGTCAGCACACTCTACAACCTCGGCACAGCTGTGTATTATGCCTCAGTCAACTGCTCTGAAACAGCCAAGGAGAGAGCCATCCTCAGTGCTGTTGACCTCGGAACGGATGCCCTCATGGTCGCTACGGGTGGGACTGCTGGGGTGGCGGGCTATGCTCTGGGTGCAGGGGGGAAGACTGGTGTGAAAGCTGGGGTCAGGTATCTGCTCAACTCCATGAAGGAGGAAGACGACGTGCTGGTGAACCAGTTCAGCTGGGAGCAGGGCGTCATCACCGTAGACTGA